The window CATCTATTCGATAATGATGCTCAACTATCACACTTGGTTGAcgagatcgacctcttccaaaaaCATATTGTGCACTCATATTAGGGACTTCAATTTCATATTTTTCACAAAAATCTTTAACATTTGCAAGAAAATTGCACCATCCACCATCTCTTAATTGTTGAAGAAGTAACTTTGATGTAGAAACAATATGCATTGCATTAAGAATATCTTGAGATTGTTGTTGCAGTGCTTGGTAAAGAACATTAGTGATTTCCATAATCTCTTTCATTAAGTGCAAAGtgaaaataaattcaaatgacaataatattttactaacaccATAAGCCTCACCTCTTTGTGCATAAGTTGTCCCGTCTTCAATGATATTATTGAGAACAATGTTGGTAGCAGTAAACATTTTTACCAAActgcaaatagaattaaagtgagagCTCCATCGAGTATCCCCAACTCTTTGTAAAATGCTTATTTGATTCGCACCTTTGCCTGTTTCTAATTCATTTTGAGCAACTAAGTTTGCATTTTCAATTGCTTGCGCTTCTTGTAATTGATCATGTCTTTTTGAAGAAGCACTAACAATAGTGACAATAGAGTTTAATTGagtaaaaaattcatgaatttgaagtaCCTCTCTTAAAGCTGCCACCAATGCTAATTGTAACCTATGAGCAAAACAATGCACATAGTATGCTTGTGGAGAATCTTTAAGAAACAAAGCTTGCAAATCATTCCACTCACCCCGCATGTCGCTAGCACCATCATACCCTTGACCCCTAATATTTTCAACTTGGAGATTATAATGAGAAATGACAGAAATCAATTCTTTCTTTAAAGTTGTTGCACAAGTATCAGTGACATGCACAAGATCAAAGAATCTCTCTTTAACAAAACCATCTAGAGTAACAAATCTCAAAACAATGGCCATTTGCTCCTTTTTAGATTCATCTCTAGCTTCATcaacaataatacaaaatttgGCATCTCCAATCTCTTCTCTAATTGAATTTCTCACATTAGTAGCAAGAATATGTAGAATTTCTTTTTGGACATAATTTGAAGTATACTTAGCATTTTTTGGAGCATTTTCCAAAACATTCTTTTTCACTCTTTCATTGTAAGATCCCAAAAATTTCAACATTTCCAAAAAGTTACCTCTGTTGCTTAAACTTTGGCTTTCATCATGTCCTCTGTATGCACAACCTTAAAATGGCAACCATCTAATGCAATCTATAGATGCTCCTAGTCGAATTCGATTCTTTTCAATCTCTTCTGATGTTTGCTTATGAAGAAGTCTGTCAATATGTTGTGATTGTTTCATCAAATCATCACATGATTTCAGCGCCTTATGATGGAATGAGTTAGGACCTTTGCCAATGTGATTCAAAAGAGCACATTCTTTTCCACTATTTACTTTCTTTCAATTCCTGAAACCATTCTCAATAAAAGCATTTGAACCCGTATTGATTGAAGGttccttagcaaaaagaaagcacggAAAACAATATATAGCATCATCTTCTATAGAATATTCTAACCAAGATGGGAACAATTTAAACCATGAAGCTTGAAAGCGACGATGACTTTTATCACCAGAAAATGGATAATTATCAAGAATTGGTTGATTTGGCCCAACTTTAATATAAGCCCGACGGATTTCATCTCTTTTATTTGGAGGAAACTTCCAAATCATTGGTCGCATTCTAGGATCTCTTTCCAAACGAAAAAATATCCAGTTGATTTGGAAGAAGTCGTGGACGCTTTGAGCTATTCAATTGAGAACTTGAAGTAATGAAATTTGATGACCCCTCAAGTATTGGAGTAGTAATAGTAGaagcatcttcattctcttgatcttttctttttaaaaatgtaTCAATAGTTTTGAACTTACTCATAATTCGAATGGACAAATAAGTtcctataattaaaaatatatttagcaaAAAGTGCAAATTACAgtctaaatctttataaaatataaaaattatatttcaatttaaaataaaatattaaaattcagaacaataatactaacatcctagtataaataatataaaattgtaattaaatagttaactaataaaaaaaactaaatatacaaactaacatataataacataaacttaattaacaaataataataaattaactaattaagtaaataactaaatatataaaaaagaataaaaatagaacctTTTTTGAGAAAGAGGAGTGAAGAATCACTTATTGAATtactatcttttttttaatctgcaaaaaacaaaaaaaaaataagagtcaAGGAGATAAAACcgt is drawn from Arachis hypogaea cultivar Tifrunner chromosome 12, arahy.Tifrunner.gnm2.J5K5, whole genome shotgun sequence and contains these coding sequences:
- the LOC112729894 gene encoding uncharacterized protein, encoding MLKFLGSYNERVKKNVLENAPKNAKYTSNYVQKEILHILATNVRNSIREEIGDAKFCIIVDEARDESKKEQMAIVLRFVTLDGFVKERFFDLVHVTDTCATTLKKELISVISHYNLQVENIRGQGYDGASDMRGEWNDLQALFLKDSPQAYYVHCFAHRLQLALVAALREVLQIHEFFTQLNSIVTIVSASSKRHDQLQEAQAIENANLVAQNELETGKGANQISILQRVGDTRWSSHFNSICSLVKMFTATNIVLNNIIEDGTTYAQRGEAYGVSKILLSFEFIFTLHLMKEIMEITNVLYQALQQQSQDILNAMHIVSTSKLLLQQLRDGGWCNFLANVKDFCEKYEIEVPNMSAQYVFGRGRSRQPSVIVEHHYRIDVFLTTIDFQIQELNSRFNEQTIELLTLSCALDPKDNFKSFNIEEISKLAEKFYPLDFPSNELNILKSQLQHYQHDIPNHLKGIGTLFELCNKLQETRKSRTYHMVDRLIRLVLTLPVSTATTERAFSAIKIVKTRLRSKMADEFLADNLVLAKSSKTDSRLTRTMSKLAHPNAPLGYGLCFLNLAFDGFTNATQDSLKASWDNALCCYVHIQL